GTGGCCGGGGTCGGCCAGGTACGCATCAACGGCAAGCAGAACCGCCAGGTGCTGGTCGACATCCGCCCCGACCAGCTGCGCAGCCTGAACGTCGGCATCGACGAAGTCATGGCCGCGATCACCGCCACCAACGCCAACCTGCCGGCCGGCCGCATCAGCCATGGCGAGCGCGAAAACCTGGTGCGCATCGAAGGCAAGATGAAGGAAGCGGCCGATTTCCGCCGCATCATCGTGGCCAAACGCGCCAACGGTCCGGTCTACCTGCACCAGGTGGCCGAGATCAGCGACGGCGCCGCCGAAGAGCAATCGATCTCGCGCGTGGACGGCGAGCGCGCCCTCTCGCTGGAGATCTCCAAGGTGCAGGACGCGAATACCGTCGAGGTCGGCGCCAACGTCAAGAAGGCGATCGAGGCGATGAAGCAGACCCTGCCCAAGGACGTGCAGTTCCGCATCCTCGACGACGTGTCAAGCAGGGTCCAGCACCAGGTCGACAACGTCAAGGAGACCATCGTCGAAGGCGCCGTGCTCACCATGGTGATCGTGTTCCTGTTCCTGCATTCCTGGCGCAGCACCGTCATCACCGGCCTGACCCTGCCGATCTCGGTGCTGGCCAGCTTCATCGCGATGAAGTACTTCGGCTTTACGCTGAACTTCCTGACCCTGATGGCGCTGTCGCTGTCGATCGGCCTCCTGATCGACGACGCCATCGTGGTGCGCGAGAATATCGTACGCCACCTCGGCATGGGCAAGAGCCATGTGCGCGCCGCCGAAGACGGCACCAACGAAATCGGCCTGGCGGTGATGGCCACCACCTTCGCGATCGTCGCCGTGTTCGTGCCGATCGCCTTCATGAAGGGCATCATCGGCCGCTTCTTCCTGCAGTTCGGGATCACGGTGGCGGTGGCGGTGCTGGTCTCGCTGTTCGTCAGCTTCACGCTCGACCCGATGCTGTCCTCGGTGTGGCCGGATCCGGTCAAGGACCGCTTCAAGTACCTGCCCTGGCTGGGCCGCCTGATGGCCCGCATCGACCGCGGCATCGAGCATGTGCACGGCTGGTATGCGAAGATCCTGGGCTTTTCGCTGGCCTGGCGCAAGTCCACCCTGGCCTTCGCGTTCGCAGTGTTCGGCGGCAGCCTGCTACTGGTGCCGATGATCGGCGGCGAATTCGTGCCCCAGGTCGACAACGGCTTCATCCAGCTGAACTTCAAGGTGCCGGTCGGCTCCAGCCTCGACTACAACGACGCCAAGGTGCGCCAGATCGAGGCCGCGCTGCGCGAGTTCAAGGAAGTCGAGAACATGCAGACCGTGGTCGGCGCCTGGGACGGCCGCCACACTTCGCAGATCGGCCTCAAGCTGACCGACGTGCGCAAGACCCACCGCCGCTCGCAGCAGGAAATGGAACAGGCGATCCGCGACCGCCTGGCCAGCATTGCCGGCATCGACATGACCGTCGGTAACCGCCCCATCTTCATCGCCATCCTCGGCAGCAACGAGGCCGCGCTCGACCAGGTTGCCCATCGCCTGATCGACAAGATGAAGAAGATCAAGGGCGTGGCCGACATCCAGTACAGCCAGGAAGGGGCGAACCCGGCCACCATCGTCAAGATCAACCAGGAGCTGGCGACCGACCTGGGCCTGTCGGTGCAGCAGATCGGCGCCGCCCTGCGCCCCTTCGTGGGCGGCGACCAGACCAACCGCTGGCTGGCGCCGGATGGCCAGAACTACGAGGTCAACGTGCAGCTGCCGAAATCGGGCCGCCAGAAGGTGGCCGACCTGGCCGACCTGGCGGTGGCCTCGAGCAAGCTGGATGCCAGCGGCAACCCGATCATGGTGCCGCTGCGCCAGGTGGTCGAGTTCGTGCCGTCGACCAGCCCGCAGGTGCTCAAGCGCCAGGCGCTGGAACGCCGCGTGGCCATCATGGCGGGCCTGGACAACCGTCCGCTGGGCGACGTGATGAAAGAGGTCGACCAGGCCATGAAATCGATCGAGCTGCCGGAGGGCGTACGCTTCGACGTCGGCGGCCAGGCCGAACAGATGAACGAGACCATGGGCGGCTTCGCCATCGCGCTGGGGATCGCCGTCATCTTCATCTACCTGGTGCTGGCCTCGCAGTTCGGCAGCTTCCTGCAGCCGATCGCGATCATGACGGCGCTGCCGCTGTCCCTGATCGGCGTGCTGCTGGCGCTGCTGGTCACGAAGAGCACCCTGAACATCTTCTCGGTGATCGGCGTCGTGATGCTGATGGGCCTGGTGACCAAGAACGCCATCCTGCTGGTGGACTTCGCCAACCAGGGCCAGCGGGAAGGCAAGTCGCAATTCGCCGCGCTGATGGAAGCCGGCCAGGTGCGCCTGCGCCCGATCCTGATGACGACCCTGGCGATGATCTTCGGCATGCTGCCGATGGCGCTGGGCCTGGGCGAAGGCGCCGAGAACCAGGCCCCGATGGGCCGCGCGGTGATCGGCGGCGTGATCACCTCGACCCTGCTGACGCTGGTGGTGGTGCCGGTGGCATATACCTACCTGGACAGCTTCGGCAAACGGGCGAAGCGCTGGTTCCAGAAGGGGCATGAGGCCGAAGCCGAAGCGGATTCGGCAGAGGGACAGGCAGTCTGATCCGTCGTTCCCGCAGGCGGGATGGTGCCCCGGCACCATCCCCCAAGTGAAGCCGGCAAACCGCGAACGAACCTGGGTCCCCGCCTGCGCGGGGAGTCGTTTCCGGCAGTGCCGGGAACGACGGCGAGGCTAACTAAGCCGAATCCTGTTCCGGCTCGGCCACTGCCCCCGATTCCTCGTCCGGAGAGGCATCACCCTCCTCCCCCTTGTGCTGCTTGGCTTCCTGCTTGCGCCGCGCCTTTTCTTCGGCTTTTTTCTTTTTCTCCAGCTCCCGCTGCCGCTTTTCGTATTGGAAATTCGTCTTGGCCATGGTGTCCTCGTGCATGTGGGAAGGGTGCTACTAAACCATTATGACTCACCAGACCCGCCAGGTCTTGAGAATTAACCACGCGGGTGGTGCTGGGCATGCAGATGCTTCAGGCGCTCGCGCGCCACGTGCGTGTAGATCTGGGTGGTCGAAATGTCCGAATGGCCCAGGAGTAGTTGCACCACGCGCAGGTCGGCGCCGTGGTTCAGCAGGTGGGTGGCGAAGGCGTGGCGCAGCGTGTGCGGCGACAGCGGCGCCGTGATGCCGGCCTTTGCCGCATGTTTCTTGATCACGATCCAGAACATCTGGCGCGTCATCGGGCCGCCGCGGCCGGTCACGAACAGGGCGTCGTCGCGCTGCCCGTTCAGGATCGCGCCGCGCGCTTCCTTCATGTAGCGCTCCAGCCAGTGGCGCGCCTGTTCGCCGAAAGGCACCAGGCGGGTCTTGCTGCCCTTGCCGGTAATGCGCAGCACGCCGTCGTTCAGGCTCAGTTCG
This window of the Massilia sp. WG5 genome carries:
- a CDS encoding efflux RND transporter permease subunit; translation: MWMTRISIKHPVFATMVMVGLMVLGLFSYRSLGVESMPNIEIPGVWIETQYPGASPEQVENDVTRPIEEAANTVGGIKTIRSNSWEGRSGVGVEFQLSVDMDRAVQDLRDRIGTVRGGFPREVKEPVVYRQEGENSQPVLQVALLSRERSLRDLSMLADQVIVKRIQAVAGVGQVRINGKQNRQVLVDIRPDQLRSLNVGIDEVMAAITATNANLPAGRISHGERENLVRIEGKMKEAADFRRIIVAKRANGPVYLHQVAEISDGAAEEQSISRVDGERALSLEISKVQDANTVEVGANVKKAIEAMKQTLPKDVQFRILDDVSSRVQHQVDNVKETIVEGAVLTMVIVFLFLHSWRSTVITGLTLPISVLASFIAMKYFGFTLNFLTLMALSLSIGLLIDDAIVVRENIVRHLGMGKSHVRAAEDGTNEIGLAVMATTFAIVAVFVPIAFMKGIIGRFFLQFGITVAVAVLVSLFVSFTLDPMLSSVWPDPVKDRFKYLPWLGRLMARIDRGIEHVHGWYAKILGFSLAWRKSTLAFAFAVFGGSLLLVPMIGGEFVPQVDNGFIQLNFKVPVGSSLDYNDAKVRQIEAALREFKEVENMQTVVGAWDGRHTSQIGLKLTDVRKTHRRSQQEMEQAIRDRLASIAGIDMTVGNRPIFIAILGSNEAALDQVAHRLIDKMKKIKGVADIQYSQEGANPATIVKINQELATDLGLSVQQIGAALRPFVGGDQTNRWLAPDGQNYEVNVQLPKSGRQKVADLADLAVASSKLDASGNPIMVPLRQVVEFVPSTSPQVLKRQALERRVAIMAGLDNRPLGDVMKEVDQAMKSIELPEGVRFDVGGQAEQMNETMGGFAIALGIAVIFIYLVLASQFGSFLQPIAIMTALPLSLIGVLLALLVTKSTLNIFSVIGVVMLMGLVTKNAILLVDFANQGQREGKSQFAALMEAGQVRLRPILMTTLAMIFGMLPMALGLGEGAENQAPMGRAVIGGVITSTLLTLVVVPVAYTYLDSFGKRAKRWFQKGHEAEAEADSAEGQAV